One region of Catenuloplanes indicus genomic DNA includes:
- a CDS encoding DUF7873 family protein has product MQQAVTFAREQANTFEVTDGKAGEAVFGYLFAR; this is encoded by the coding sequence CTGCAGCAGGCGGTGACGTTCGCCCGCGAGCAGGCGAACACGTTCGAGGTCACCGACGGGAAGGCCGGGGAGGCCGTCTTCGGCTATCTGTTCGCGCGATAA
- a CDS encoding response regulator encodes MRVIVAEDSALLRDGLRRLLVDEGYTVVDAVGDGAALVESVSRHLPDLVVADVRMPPTHSDEGLRAAVEIRRRWPSIGVLMLSQYVEQRYAVDLLTGHGTRVGYLLKDRVADVGEFLEALARVGAGGTAFDPEVVRQLLRRTTHADPLTRLTGRERDVLDAMAQGHNNASIATRLHVSQSAVEKHVRSIFDKLGLADAEGYSRRVLAVLRYLGE; translated from the coding sequence GTGCGGGTGATCGTGGCGGAGGACTCCGCGCTGCTCCGGGACGGCCTGCGCCGGCTGCTGGTGGACGAGGGCTACACCGTGGTGGACGCGGTCGGCGACGGCGCCGCGCTGGTGGAGTCCGTCTCCCGGCACCTGCCGGACCTGGTGGTGGCGGACGTCCGCATGCCACCGACGCACTCGGACGAAGGGCTGCGCGCGGCCGTGGAGATCCGCCGGCGCTGGCCGTCGATCGGCGTGCTGATGCTGTCCCAGTACGTCGAGCAGCGCTACGCCGTGGACCTGCTCACCGGCCACGGCACCCGGGTCGGCTACCTGCTCAAGGACCGGGTGGCGGACGTGGGGGAGTTCCTGGAGGCGCTGGCCCGGGTGGGTGCGGGCGGCACCGCGTTCGACCCGGAGGTGGTCCGGCAGCTGCTGCGCCGGACCACGCACGCGGACCCGCTGACCCGGCTGACCGGCCGGGAGAGGGACGTGCTGGACGCGATGGCGCAGGGGCACAACAACGCGTCCATCGCGACGCGCCTGCACGTGTCGCAGAGCGCGGTGGAGAAGCACGTCCGGTCGATCTTCGACAAGCTCGGCCTGGCGGACGCGGAGGGGTACAGCCGCCGCGTCCTGGCCGTCCTCAGATACCTGGGCGAGTAG
- a CDS encoding DedA family protein: MDGIAGWAVSIMETLGAPGAGLLIALENLFPPLPSEVILPLAGFAASRGDLSLASALFWTTAGSVIGAVILYWIGAAIGRDRLRAVADRLPLIKLSDIDRTEAWFAKHGGKAVFFGRMIPIFRSLISVPAGVQRMSFGLFLLYTTLGSAIWNTVFVVAGYVLGENWQVVEETVGVYSKGVLAVCAVVAVVFVLYRIRKHYSTRTPTRPGI; this comes from the coding sequence ATGGACGGAATCGCCGGCTGGGCGGTCTCGATCATGGAGACGCTCGGTGCACCCGGTGCCGGCCTCCTCATCGCGCTGGAGAACCTCTTCCCGCCGCTCCCGAGCGAGGTGATCCTGCCGCTCGCCGGGTTCGCCGCGTCGCGCGGCGACCTCAGTCTCGCCTCGGCGCTGTTCTGGACCACCGCCGGTTCCGTGATCGGCGCCGTGATCCTCTACTGGATCGGCGCGGCGATCGGGCGGGACCGGCTCCGGGCCGTCGCCGACCGGCTCCCGTTGATCAAGCTCTCGGACATCGACCGGACCGAGGCGTGGTTCGCCAAGCACGGCGGCAAGGCGGTCTTCTTCGGCCGCATGATCCCGATCTTCCGCAGCCTGATCTCGGTGCCGGCCGGCGTACAGCGGATGAGCTTCGGCCTGTTCCTGCTCTACACCACGCTCGGCAGCGCGATCTGGAACACCGTGTTCGTGGTCGCCGGTTACGTGCTGGGCGAGAACTGGCAGGTCGTCGAGGAGACCGTCGGCGTCTACTCCAAGGGCGTGCTCGCGGTGTGCGCGGTCGTCGCGGTGGTGTTCGTGCTCTACCGCATCCGTAAGCACTACTCGACCCGGACCCCTACTCGCCCAGGTATCTGA
- a CDS encoding cutinase family protein, translated as MKGKKLAVVLAGALAVGGGVIAAPMAFAATAPANDCADIEIIGARGTTERPGLGVVLTPLAQQMTRELPQTVRTTALDYPANFNYAASVRAGVTQLQEDIADTVAECPETRFVLMGYSQGADVVGDTLARLDGDLAGNVASVLLFGDPTFTRGEDFNVTDGTRQGVFPRGAGALDGFADRIQSYCNRNDRFCQSGTSLAAHINYAGFRDDAIGFTAGQL; from the coding sequence ATGAAGGGCAAGAAGCTGGCCGTGGTCCTCGCGGGCGCGCTGGCCGTCGGCGGCGGCGTGATCGCGGCGCCGATGGCGTTCGCCGCCACCGCACCGGCGAACGACTGCGCCGACATCGAGATCATCGGCGCCCGCGGCACCACGGAACGGCCCGGACTCGGCGTCGTGCTGACGCCGCTGGCGCAGCAGATGACCCGGGAGCTGCCACAGACGGTACGCACCACCGCGCTGGACTACCCGGCGAACTTCAACTACGCGGCCAGCGTCCGGGCCGGTGTGACGCAGCTCCAGGAGGACATCGCGGACACCGTGGCCGAGTGCCCGGAGACGCGATTCGTGCTGATGGGCTACTCCCAGGGCGCGGACGTGGTCGGCGACACGCTGGCCCGGCTCGACGGCGACCTGGCCGGCAACGTCGCGTCCGTGCTGCTCTTCGGGGACCCCACATTCACCCGCGGCGAGGACTTCAACGTCACGGACGGCACCCGGCAGGGCGTGTTCCCGCGCGGCGCCGGTGCACTGGACGGGTTCGCCGACCGGATCCAGTCGTACTGCAACCGCAACGACCGGTTCTGCCAGTCGGGCACCAGCCTGGCCGCGCACATCAACTACGCCGGCTTCCGGGACGACGCGATCGGCTTCACGGCCGGACAGCTGTAG
- a CDS encoding glycosyl hydrolase, with protein MPVPKRPRRRSIAAGAALALMSGLLTFVVTTNADAAVVGAGSYAETPPAGAALPSGCGALTTNPRQYVTGNAPSGAVPTNDWWSSLLFKRTDCAYSEPLHAHPLSFDTFAGGLGLSYTTTPSISGTATGVGEYHYHYQQDLQVGVTGLNSPDVKVDGWSDWTVTPYWSDGARTLKATIGHGLPFAYFQVTGGNAQLTTAGTPSVWSNSGGVLGFTAGGSDYVGYAPSGATWAVNGTSITSSLAGRGYFSVAVLPTTSSTSTAAKQALANSYGTYAHAHVTGTRISYTYSPAGNNALSTTYAFTTTAREGSASGTVVALYPHQWKYLSGSAPITDTYVSARGAMKVITGAASFRTAMTFRGVLPEIPGVANSGADLTTLTGYLNATQANPEDNRGPDTYWTGKGLGRAARIAEIADQVGNTAVRNSALAAIKSRLTNWLTASSGESQSLFYYNANWGTLIGYPASYGSDQELNDHHFHYGYYVAAAATLARFEPAWASTGQYGGMIDLLIRDANNYDRNDTRFPYLRDFDIYAGHDWASGHGSFGSGNNQESSSEGMNFASALIQWGQVTGNTAVRDAGVFLYTTQAAAIQEYWFDSSDTNFPAAFGHSTVGMVWGSGGAYATWFSAEPEMIQGINMLPITGGHLYLGYQPSYVNTNYAELVRNNGGAPTVWQDILWEFQALGSPDTALANFRANSGFTSEEGESKAHTFHWLRSLAALGTVDTSVSANHPLTATFVKNGARTYVASNINSSPVTVTFSTGTTITVPAGKTVTTGAWSWTGGSGGGGTPQPTTGGPTTPPPTTPPPTGAANRYLMAGGGLSGTAAGAGTVSIGSAGGGNHDGTPRNPVTFTATGVTNTYTGGSTAFDLFLDAGTNVGNGTQLRVSYDLTGDGSFDRVETYRYFATDPVGGYEHYTQAAGLASSTGTLGNLRNGTIRVEVWSAIGNGPTTLGVGNQSIIRLPLS; from the coding sequence ATGCCCGTCCCGAAGAGACCCCGCCGCCGGTCGATCGCCGCCGGTGCCGCCCTCGCGCTCATGTCCGGCCTGCTCACGTTCGTGGTCACGACGAACGCGGACGCCGCGGTGGTCGGCGCCGGCAGCTACGCCGAGACGCCACCGGCCGGTGCGGCGCTGCCCAGCGGCTGCGGCGCGCTCACCACCAACCCCCGGCAGTACGTGACCGGCAACGCGCCGTCCGGTGCCGTGCCCACCAACGACTGGTGGTCGTCGCTGCTGTTCAAGCGCACCGACTGCGCCTACAGCGAGCCGCTGCACGCGCACCCGCTCTCGTTCGACACGTTCGCCGGCGGGCTCGGCCTGTCCTACACCACCACGCCGTCGATCAGCGGCACCGCGACCGGCGTGGGCGAATACCACTACCACTACCAGCAGGACCTGCAGGTCGGCGTGACCGGGCTCAACTCGCCGGACGTCAAGGTGGACGGCTGGAGCGACTGGACCGTCACTCCGTACTGGAGCGACGGCGCGCGCACGCTCAAGGCCACCATCGGGCACGGGCTGCCGTTCGCGTACTTCCAGGTCACCGGCGGCAACGCACAGCTGACCACCGCGGGCACCCCGAGCGTCTGGTCGAACAGCGGCGGCGTCCTCGGCTTCACGGCCGGTGGCAGCGACTACGTGGGGTACGCGCCGTCCGGCGCGACCTGGGCGGTGAACGGCACGTCGATCACGTCGTCGCTGGCCGGCCGCGGCTACTTCTCGGTGGCGGTGCTGCCGACCACGTCGTCCACGTCCACCGCGGCGAAGCAGGCGCTGGCGAACAGCTACGGCACGTACGCGCACGCGCACGTGACCGGCACCCGGATCTCGTACACCTACAGCCCGGCCGGCAACAACGCGCTGAGCACCACGTACGCGTTCACCACCACGGCGCGGGAGGGCAGCGCGAGCGGAACCGTGGTCGCGCTCTACCCGCACCAGTGGAAGTACCTGAGCGGGTCGGCGCCGATCACGGACACCTACGTCTCCGCACGCGGCGCGATGAAGGTGATCACGGGTGCGGCGAGCTTCCGGACCGCGATGACGTTCCGCGGCGTGCTGCCGGAGATTCCCGGCGTCGCGAACTCCGGCGCGGACCTGACCACGCTGACCGGCTACCTGAACGCGACGCAGGCGAACCCGGAGGACAACCGGGGGCCGGACACGTACTGGACCGGCAAGGGCCTCGGCCGCGCGGCCCGGATCGCGGAGATCGCGGACCAGGTGGGCAACACGGCCGTGCGGAACAGCGCGCTCGCCGCGATCAAGTCTCGGCTGACGAACTGGCTGACCGCGTCGTCCGGCGAATCGCAGTCGCTCTTCTACTACAACGCGAACTGGGGCACGCTGATCGGCTACCCCGCGTCGTACGGCTCCGACCAGGAGCTCAACGACCACCACTTCCACTACGGCTACTACGTCGCGGCCGCGGCCACGCTCGCCCGCTTCGAGCCGGCCTGGGCGTCCACCGGGCAGTACGGCGGCATGATCGACCTGCTGATCCGGGACGCGAACAACTACGACCGGAACGACACGCGCTTCCCGTACTTGCGCGATTTCGACATCTACGCGGGTCACGACTGGGCGTCCGGGCACGGCTCGTTCGGTTCCGGCAACAACCAGGAGTCCAGCTCCGAGGGCATGAACTTCGCCAGCGCGCTGATCCAGTGGGGCCAGGTGACCGGCAACACCGCGGTCCGGGACGCGGGCGTGTTCCTCTACACCACACAGGCGGCCGCGATCCAGGAGTATTGGTTCGACTCGTCGGACACGAACTTCCCGGCCGCGTTCGGGCACAGCACGGTCGGCATGGTGTGGGGCAGCGGCGGCGCGTACGCCACCTGGTTCAGCGCGGAGCCGGAGATGATCCAGGGCATCAACATGCTGCCGATCACCGGTGGGCACCTCTACCTGGGATACCAGCCGTCCTACGTGAACACCAACTACGCGGAACTGGTCCGGAACAACGGCGGTGCGCCGACCGTGTGGCAGGACATCCTCTGGGAGTTCCAGGCGCTCGGCAGCCCGGACACCGCGCTGGCGAACTTCCGGGCGAACAGCGGCTTCACCTCGGAGGAGGGGGAGAGCAAGGCGCACACGTTCCACTGGCTGCGCAGCCTGGCCGCGCTCGGCACGGTGGACACGTCCGTCTCCGCGAACCACCCGCTGACCGCGACGTTCGTCAAGAACGGGGCGCGCACGTACGTGGCCTCGAACATCAACTCGAGCCCGGTCACGGTCACCTTCTCCACCGGTACGACGATCACCGTGCCGGCCGGCAAGACCGTGACCACCGGTGCCTGGTCGTGGACCGGCGGCAGCGGCGGGGGCGGCACCCCGCAGCCGACCACCGGCGGCCCGACCACGCCGCCGCCGACCACGCCGCCGCCCACGGGCGCGGCCAACCGGTACCTGATGGCCGGCGGCGGGCTCAGCGGCACGGCCGCGGGCGCGGGCACGGTGTCGATCGGCTCGGCCGGTGGCGGCAACCACGACGGCACGCCGCGGAATCCGGTCACGTTCACCGCGACCGGCGTCACCAACACGTACACCGGCGGCAGCACCGCTTTTGATCTGTTCCTGGACGCGGGCACGAACGTCGGCAACGGCACGCAGCTGCGGGTCTCCTACGACCTCACCGGCGACGGCTCGTTCGACCGGGTGGAGACCTACCGGTACTTCGCCACCGACCCGGTCGGCGGCTACGAGCACTACACACAGGCGGCCGGCCTGGCGTCGTCCACCGGGACGCTCGGCAACCTGCGCAACGGCACGATCAGGGTCGAGGTGTGGAGCGCGATCGGCAACGGCCCCACCACGCTCGGCGTCGGCAACCAGTCGATCATCCGGTTGCCGCTGTCCTGA
- a CDS encoding LacI family DNA-binding transcriptional regulator, protein MTAARERPTLEAVARRAGVSRATVSRVVNGSTTVAEDIQEKVRIAVREMGYVPNQAARSLVTQRTDSIALILPEMPNRVFSDDQFFPGIIRGVSQELEAADRQLVLMLAGSTAGHSRVERYAMAGHVDGVMFASMHGADPLPAALSALGIPVVCSGRPMQNHGGVPYVDVDHIAGVSSAMRHLLAGGRRRIATIAGPQDMIAGVDRLTAYRDAVEADGQLPRIAYGDFTRESGAAAMRTLLDADPDLDAVFIASDLMAHGALRTLRASGRRVPDDVAVVGFDDIEIAQFTDPPLTTVRQPIVDLGRQLARQMLIILAGEPVSPAVLLPTELIVRESA, encoded by the coding sequence GTGACGGCGGCTCGGGAGCGTCCCACGTTGGAGGCCGTCGCCCGCCGGGCGGGCGTGTCACGGGCGACCGTGTCCCGGGTGGTCAACGGCTCGACCACGGTCGCCGAGGACATTCAGGAGAAGGTCAGGATCGCCGTCCGCGAGATGGGCTACGTGCCCAACCAGGCCGCCCGCAGCCTGGTCACCCAGCGCACCGACTCGATCGCGCTGATCCTGCCGGAGATGCCGAACCGCGTCTTCTCCGACGACCAGTTCTTCCCCGGCATCATCCGCGGCGTCAGCCAGGAGCTGGAGGCCGCGGACCGCCAGCTGGTCCTGATGCTGGCCGGTTCCACCGCCGGGCACAGCCGCGTCGAGCGCTACGCGATGGCCGGCCACGTCGACGGCGTCATGTTCGCCTCGATGCACGGCGCCGACCCGCTCCCGGCCGCACTGTCCGCGCTCGGCATCCCGGTCGTGTGCAGCGGCCGTCCCATGCAGAATCACGGCGGCGTGCCGTACGTCGACGTCGACCACATCGCCGGCGTCTCCTCCGCCATGCGTCACCTGCTCGCCGGCGGACGCCGGCGGATCGCCACCATCGCCGGCCCGCAGGACATGATCGCCGGCGTCGACCGCCTCACCGCGTACCGCGACGCCGTCGAGGCCGACGGCCAGCTCCCGCGCATCGCCTACGGCGACTTCACCCGCGAGTCCGGCGCCGCCGCCATGCGCACGCTCCTCGACGCCGACCCCGACCTCGACGCCGTCTTCATCGCCTCCGACCTGATGGCCCACGGCGCCCTGCGCACACTGCGCGCCTCCGGCCGCCGCGTTCCGGACGACGTCGCCGTGGTCGGCTTCGACGACATCGAGATCGCCCAGTTCACCGACCCGCCGCTGACCACCGTCCGCCAGCCCATCGTCGACCTCGGCCGCCAGCTGGCCCGCCAGATGCTCATCATCCTGGCCGGCGAGCCGGTCAGCCCCGCGGTCCTGCTGCCCACCGAATTGATCGTCCGCGAGTCCGCCTGA